The Actinomycetota bacterium genome contains the following window.
GAAAGCGGCCGTCATCCGGGATACGATGGACCGCATGTACCAGATGGTGGAACACCTCGCCGACGGCGACCTCAAGAACGCCCTTGGCGAGCAGATGGTGGTCATCCTCTCGGCCCTCGAGCCCGAGACCCTGGTTGAGGTACTGGCGGAAAAGGCGCCGCTGGCGGTCAGGGATGCGCAGGTGCGCAGGGAGATCATATCCTCGGTGGAGGGAGAGAACGTGCTCGCCCTTACCGACCAGATAATAGAGAAGTACAAGCGCCTCCTGGCGAGCCGCGATGGCATGGACCCGCAGGATTACGAGGACATTTCCAGCGTGCTCAACGAGATCGTGGCCGACCTCTACGCCGAGGGCGACCCCGCCTACCACGCGGAGATAACGAGGCGCCTGCGCGAGACTGGCTTGCTGGCCGAGCTGACCGCGAGCCACCCCCAGGCGGGGAGGGAGATACGGGCGTACTCCGTGGTGACGGAGGTCCGCGCCTCCGGGTCCCTGCGCGCGCTGGAGGGGCTGGACGAGGATGAGGTCATCGCGGTGGCCGGCAAACTGCTGGATATGGGGGAGGGGGCGGTGACCAGCCGGATCGTCGACGTGTCCTCCCGCAATCTCGTAAGCGAGAGGCCCGATTTCCGGCTGCGTGCATGCTCCTTCCTGAAACGCCTGCACCTCGATTTCAAGGAACGGGGGCACCGTGAGGAGATACTGGACAGGATGAGCGAACTGTCCTCCCTCCTGGCGGCGGAGTACAACCCGGAGGTGAAAGCGGGCCTCCTGGACCTGCTCGGGTGCATCGCCGGCGATTTCTTCGCGGAGGGCAGGGTTGCCGATTTCTCGCGCGCCTGCGAAGCCCTGGTGGACTGCGCGGAAGCGAGCGGGGACGAGAGGGTGAGGCGGGCGGCGGCCGCGGCGCTGGCCTCCCTGAACCCCTGGGACGTGGGCAGGCCGCTGATCGAGTACTTCTATGGCGAGGACGACGATCTGCGACGGCTGGCCGCCAGGGTGCTGCCGTATATGGAGGTCTCCCTCACCGCCGCCGAGATCGCGGAGCGTGTGAGGGGAGAGGACGAGATCAAGATCACCCCCGAACTGGCGGCGGCGTGCTCCGCCATCGGGGAGCCGGTGTTCGGCGAGCTCAAGGAGATCCTGGAGAGCAACGCGCGGGAGGAGGTCTACCTGCGGGCCCTGAGCCTGCTCGAAGCCATGGGCGGAAACTCCGCACTGGCCTTGGTAAGGTCCGTGGAGGGCAACCCGATCCCCGCGGTGAGGGCCCAGGCGGTGCGCTCCATGGCCAGGATGTCGCCCGGCGATCCCAGCCTGCTCACGCATTTCATGCGGGCATTGAGCGATGAAGATGTCGAGGTGAGGCGCGAGGCGGTGAGGGGGCTTGGGACCATCGACGACCCCCGCTCGGTGGACACCTTCCTGGCCATCCTGCAGGGGAAGGCCCCGAGCGGCGGCGAGGAGCACCCCCGGGTGGAGGAGGCCGCCTGCCTGGCCCTGGCCAGGCTGGGCCCCGAGAGGGCCGTCGCCCCCCTCTCCGACATCCTGCGTAAAAAGGTCTTTTCGCTGCGCCGCCGCGATGCCCACCCCCGCACCAAGGCGGCGGCATGCTACGCCCTGGGCGAGATAGGCGGGCCGGAAGTGGTGGAACTCATCCGCGGCTACCTCGACGACCCCGACCCCGTACTGCGCAACGAGGCCCGCAAGGCCGTCGCCGCCCTCCGCAAGAAAGGCTACACCGACTGACAGTTTAGGGGGTCAGGTCTTGGATCTAGGATACTCCGGTATCTTTAAGGTTTTTGACGATATTTAGCGCCATTGAGCAGCATGTTTGCCAGTATTACCATATAATGGTATCTAAAATCCAAGACCTGACCCCTTATAATAGGCGGTAGAAGGATGGGAGCTTATCGGTACCGGAAGGAGTGGTGAACTTGTCCGAGGTATTTTTCGCGAACACGCGTTGTAAACCCCACCGCGGCATGGTGCAGAAGCTTGGGGAGCTGGCGGAAAAGGTCGGCCTCTCAGAGGTGGTTAAGCGCAGGGACATGGTCGCCATCAAGACCCACTTCGGCGAGGCAGGGGGCACGGCCTTCGTCCCAGTGATGTACCTGCGGCGCCTGGTGGAGGTGGTGAAGGAAGCCGGTGGCAAGCCCTTCGTCACCGATGCGGGAACGCTTTACGTAGGCAGCAGGTCAAACGCCATCAACCACCTCCTGAGTGCTGCGGGCCACGGTTTCACGCAGGAGACGTTGGGGGCCCCCATCATCATCGCCGACGGACTCAAGGGACACGATTTCGTGGAGATCGAGGTCGATGGCGAGATGTTCTCCCGGGTGAAGATAGCCTCGGCGGCGGTCCATGCCGATGCCCTGGTTGTGGTGTCCCACATGACCGGCCACGAGCTCACCGGATTCGGTTGCGCCATCAAGAACGTGGGCATGGGGCTGGGCAGCCGGGGCGGCAAGCAGCAGATGCATTCTGACCTCAAGCCCGAGGTCAACGCGGAGAGGTGCACCGCTTGCGCCAAGTGTTTACGCTGGTGTCCCGCCGGTGCCATCTCGCTCAAGGGCAAGGGTAAGGAGAAGAAGGCCTCAATAGACCATGATCTGTGCATAGGCTGCGGCGAGTGCACGGTGATGTGTTTCGAGGGGGCCATCGCCATGCGTTTAAACACCGCGCTGGACGTGGCCCAGCGCAAGATCGTCGATTATACGATGGGCGTGCTGAAGGATAAGGAGGGGAAGTGCGCGTTCTTCAACTTCCTGCTGCGCATCACCCCCGCCTGCGACTGCTGGGACTTCAGCGACGCCCCCGTGGTGGAGGACATCGGCATCCTCGCCAGCCGGGACATCGTGGCTGTCGAACAGGCGAGCCTGGACCTCATGAACGAAAGAGCGGGCAGGGACGTCATCGGCGGGATATATGACGCCATGGACTGGACCGAGCAGCTGGAGTACGCCGCGAAGATGGGGCTGGGCAGCCGGGACTACGAACTCGTCTCCATAGACGAGGGGTAAGCTTACCAGCTGGTCCAGCCGCCGTCCACGATAAGCGACGATCCGGTCATGTACGAGGCCCCGTCCGAGGCCATGAAGACGGCCGCGGGGGCCATCTCCTCCGGCTCGGCCACCCTTCCCATGGGGATATGCGAGAGGATGCGCTCGCCCTCCCGGGGGCTTTGCAGCAGCTCGTCGGTCATGTCCGTGGTCGCGAAACCGGGGCAGAGGGCGTTGACCCTAATATTGAAGGGCGCCAGTTCCACGGCCATGGTCTTGGTGAGCTGCACCACCGCGCCCTTGCTGGCGGAATAAGGGCCGCATTTGTACAGCGCCACGTGCCCCGCAGCGGAAGCGACGTTGATGATGCATCCCTTGCCCTGTTCCTTCATGACCGGGACGACGAACTTGGAGCAGAGGAAGACCCCCTTGACGTTGACGTCCATGACCATGTCGTAGTCATCCTCGTCGACCTGCTCCACGCGGCAGTACATGGGGTTGAGGCCCGCGTTGTTGACCAGGATGTCGATGCGCCCGAAAGCCTCCATCACCGCATCCACCATGGCCTTGACGTCGTCGGCCTTGCTCACGTCCACCCGCATTCCCAGGGAACGTCGACCCAGCTCCTCGATGTCCGCGGCGGTGGCGCGGAACTGTTCCTCGGTGCGCGAGAACACCGCCACATCCGCCCCGGCACGCGCCAGCGCCAGGGCGATGGCCTTGCCAATACCGCGGCCCGCCCCGCTGACCACGGCCACCCTGCCAGTGAGATCGAACATGTTCCCCCCCTTTTTTTACCTCGCGTTCATTCCAATCGCAGCATCCTCTTGAGCCACGCTTTGAACCTCCTGTCTACCGCCAGGAGGGACTTGCTCGGCCTGCCCTTGAAGGTCATGCCCAGAACGCGCTCCTCGCACCTCGCGATGAGCACCGTCAGGGGCAATAACGCCATACGCATCCTGTATCCCCCCTCGGAGATCAGTTTATATTCCCTTCTCACCGCGTACAATTCCCGGTACCGGAGGCGGTGGTCGAAGCTCTTGCCGCCCGTGCGGTAGCAGGCCAGGGGTCTGGCGACGTGGTGGAAGGTGGCCCCGGCCCGGCGCAGCCTGAGCATGAGCTCGTAGTCTGAGGCCAGGCGCAGGTCGGTGCGGAAGACCTCTCCGTCCAGGCCCGCCCTTTTCATGAAGCAGGTGGGGTGGTTGAGGGTCATGTCCCGGCGCAACCCCGCCAGGGAGCCCGCGATGG
Protein-coding sequences here:
- a CDS encoding HEAT repeat domain-containing protein, translating into MSGEPPRQGGPEGGPELAAQSMSILSSLHAAMVNFHLYPPTSDIVEESVRRAREDLEQALAAWGSVTFCELEGKLLINDLSLDERDQARPNTAAFLKDLAMWEVRSITFDRGLTDEELRQFMEIFSRKRAERTLEGSLGTLLEERDIRNIKVDEKIYVSLSKGEGIATASAGPGGEAMDLLRDEVFVRYLLGASPARDVSREEVSELMSDPERINAAFTSVIRGFESSGGAVGPEKAAVIRDTMDRMYQMVEHLADGDLKNALGEQMVVILSALEPETLVEVLAEKAPLAVRDAQVRREIISSVEGENVLALTDQIIEKYKRLLASRDGMDPQDYEDISSVLNEIVADLYAEGDPAYHAEITRRLRETGLLAELTASHPQAGREIRAYSVVTEVRASGSLRALEGLDEDEVIAVAGKLLDMGEGAVTSRIVDVSSRNLVSERPDFRLRACSFLKRLHLDFKERGHREEILDRMSELSSLLAAEYNPEVKAGLLDLLGCIAGDFFAEGRVADFSRACEALVDCAEASGDERVRRAAAAALASLNPWDVGRPLIEYFYGEDDDLRRLAARVLPYMEVSLTAAEIAERVRGEDEIKITPELAAACSAIGEPVFGELKEILESNAREEVYLRALSLLEAMGGNSALALVRSVEGNPIPAVRAQAVRSMARMSPGDPSLLTHFMRALSDEDVEVRREAVRGLGTIDDPRSVDTFLAILQGKAPSGGEEHPRVEEAACLALARLGPERAVAPLSDILRKKVFSLRRRDAHPRTKAAACYALGEIGGPEVVELIRGYLDDPDPVLRNEARKAVAALRKKGYTD
- a CDS encoding SDR family oxidoreductase; its protein translation is MFDLTGRVAVVSGAGRGIGKAIALALARAGADVAVFSRTEEQFRATAADIEELGRRSLGMRVDVSKADDVKAMVDAVMEAFGRIDILVNNAGLNPMYCRVEQVDEDDYDMVMDVNVKGVFLCSKFVVPVMKEQGKGCIINVASAAGHVALYKCGPYSASKGAVVQLTKTMAVELAPFNIRVNALCPGFATTDMTDELLQSPREGERILSHIPMGRVAEPEEMAPAAVFMASDGASYMTGSSLIVDGGWTSW
- a CDS encoding glycosyltransferase family 2 protein gives rise to the protein MSHGTARPLVSIVTVCLNSEEHLEQTIASVRGQTYDNIEYIVVDGGSEDATLDILRRNEGGISRWISEPDEGIYDAMNKGLALCRGELIGMINSDDWYLPTSVEEVVKASLEHPDVDVFFGDLLVFYRDGRYMETIAGSLAGLRRDMTLNHPTCFMKRAGLDGEVFRTDLRLASDYELMLRLRRAGATFHHVARPLACYRTGGKSFDHRLRYRELYAVRREYKLISEGGYRMRMALLPLTVLIARCEERVLGMTFKGRPSKSLLAVDRRFKAWLKRMLRLE
- a CDS encoding DUF362 domain-containing protein codes for the protein MSEVFFANTRCKPHRGMVQKLGELAEKVGLSEVVKRRDMVAIKTHFGEAGGTAFVPVMYLRRLVEVVKEAGGKPFVTDAGTLYVGSRSNAINHLLSAAGHGFTQETLGAPIIIADGLKGHDFVEIEVDGEMFSRVKIASAAVHADALVVVSHMTGHELTGFGCAIKNVGMGLGSRGGKQQMHSDLKPEVNAERCTACAKCLRWCPAGAISLKGKGKEKKASIDHDLCIGCGECTVMCFEGAIAMRLNTALDVAQRKIVDYTMGVLKDKEGKCAFFNFLLRITPACDCWDFSDAPVVEDIGILASRDIVAVEQASLDLMNERAGRDVIGGIYDAMDWTEQLEYAAKMGLGSRDYELVSIDEG